One segment of Lachancea thermotolerans CBS 6340 chromosome E complete sequence DNA contains the following:
- the GPI8 gene encoding GPI-anchor transamidase (similar to uniprot|P49018 Saccharomyces cerevisiae YDR331W GPI8 ER membrane glycoprotein subunit of the glycosylphosphatidylinositol transamidase complex that adds glycosylphosphatidylinositol (GPI) anchors to newly synthesized proteins): MKCLWFIPTLFILLTSTLVGASHEHTNNWAVLVCTSRFWFNYRHMANVLSMYRTVKRLGIPDSQIILMLSDDVACNSRNLFPGSVFNNADRALDLYGESVEVDYKGYEVTVENFIRLLTDRWSEEQPKSKRLLTDENSNIFIYMTGHGGADFLKFQDAEEISSHDIADAFAQMHEKKRYNEIFFMIDTCQANTMYSKFYSPNVLAVGSSELDESSYSHHSDVELGVAVIDRFTYYTLDFMESINKNSSTTLQDLFDSYTFEKVHSHVGVRTDLFDRNLSEVLVTDFFGSVKHIIKDENEQDESLETLSSGGEEDSIDNIVNLAISKNKENPLLRNTTLLRVTQAQLMNTKDGLFNFDKKTKKSWSQTCLLSAFSVILVLVFRSLSEGRNNSGTAMLYNIK; encoded by the coding sequence ATGAAGTGTCTGTGGTTCATTCCTACCCTCTTTATTTTACTCACTTCTACGCTAGTTGGAGCTAGCCATGAACACACAAATAACTGGGCTGTGTTAGTTTGCACCTCAAGGTTCTGGTTCAATTACAGACACATGGCCAATGTGCTGAGCATGTACAGAACAGTGAAGAGGCTTGGCATTCCGGACTCTCAGATTATTCTAATGCTGAGTGACGACGTGGCATGTAATTCTAGAAATTTGTTTCCTGGAAGTGTCTTCAATAATGCCGACAGAGCGCTGGATTTGTACGGCGAATCGGTCGAGGTGGATTACAAAGGCTACGAGGTCACCGTCGAAAACTTTATTCGGTTGTTGACAGATAGATGGAGTGAAGAACAACCTAAGTCAAAGCGTCTTTTGACTGATGAAAACTCGAACATCTTCATATACATGACAGGGCACGGCGGCGCCGATTTCCTAAAATTCCAGGACGCGGAAGAAATCTCGTCTCATGACATCGCAGATGCGTTTGCTCAAATGCATGAGAAGAAACGCTACAATGAGATTTTCTTCATGATTGATACTTGTCAAGCGAACACAATGTATTCAAAATTCTACTCTCCTAACGTTCTAGCTGTAGGCTCAAGCGAGCTTGACGAGAGTTCTTATTCGCACCATTCTGATGTGGAACTTGGTGTTGCTGTTATTGATCGCTTTACTTATTATACATTGGATTTTATGGAAAGTATTaacaaaaactcttcaacGACGCTTCAAGATCTGTTTGATTCGTACACATTTGAGAAGGTTCATTCACATGTAGGGGTTAGAACGGACCTCTTCGATAGAAATCTTTCCGAGGTTTTAGTCACGGACTTCTTCGGAAGTGTTAAGCATATCATCAAAGATGAGAACGAACAAGATGAAAGCTTGGAAACGCTTTCGAGTGGGGGGGAAGAGGACTCGATAGACAACATTGTGAACCTGGCAATtagcaaaaacaaagaaaatcCGCTGTTGAGAAATACGACTTTACTTCGAGTCACTCAGGCACAATTAATGAACACCAAAGATGGCTTGTTCAACTTCGacaaaaagacgaaaaagagctggTCTCAGACATGTTTATTAAGTGCATTCTCTGTCATTCTGGTTTTGGTTTTCCGCTCCCTATCTGAGGGCAGGAACAACTCTGGTACTGCAATGTTATATAATATCAAATAA
- a CDS encoding KLTH0E03740p (conserved hypothetical protein) codes for MMEEAFLRDSKTLKRVAAVLKEKSHILQDADKVELTRLEHVICDTLRAIERILEPKSSSMEISRMLNDPECAATPLGSFIPKNLRPGFKRTFFYSPEAPYARARDKSGSFRIAPPTPTQDRVFAKRSVHSASKDSQIQRSVSINFLLQNLALIENLRNLQRLGQGP; via the coding sequence ATGATGGAGGAAGCATTCTTACGGGATtccaagactttgaagcgGGTTGCAGCGGTATTAAAGGAAAAGTCTCACATATTGCAGGATGCAGACAAAGTTGAACTTACGCGCCTAGAGCACGTCATCTGTGATACTTTACGGGCAATTGAGCGTATCTTGGAACCAAAGTCATCTAGTATGGAGATATCGAGGATGTTAAACGATCCCGAATGCGCCGCCACGCCCTTGGGCAGCTTTATTCCCAAAAATCTTAGGCCTGGGTTTAAACGCACTTTTTTCTACAGCCCAGAGGCGCCCTACGCGCGAGCGCGTGATAAAAGTGGCTCATTTAGAATCGCACCTCCTACTCCAACACAGGATAGGGTCTTCGCGAAGCGCTCAGTTCACTCTGCTAGCAAAGACTCTCAAATTCAACGCTCTGTTTCCATCAACTTTCTGCTGCAGAATTTGGCTTTAATCGAGAACCTTCGCAACCTACAGAGGCTTGGGCAAGGCCCATGA
- the KSP1 gene encoding putative serine/threonine protein kinase KSP1 (similar to uniprot|P38691 Saccharomyces cerevisiae YHR082C KSP1 Nonessential putative serine/threonine protein kinase of unknown cellular role overproduction causes allele-specific suppression of the prp20-10 mutation), translating into MTEDYEVYKEGGLLRERYKKVDDISEGSYGYVSLANDTQTKKLVAVKYIFKNEELEHGSSFEGDTDMGSHNSSNQKKNEMIKHQKSLISDKVRSRLSKNICFEALYEVDIHTKVGKHKNITELYDFFDSFIIMEYCSGGDLYEAIRADLVPKKTKLITHIASQMMEAIDFVHKKGIYHRDIKPENILIEGSDWTIKLTDWGLATTETTSMDRSVGSERYMAPELFEENLDREERAEPYDCSKVDLWAIGIVLLNVVFHKNPFSVANQSDKSFCYFAANREALFDIFSTMSFDFFQVLRHSLTIDPTNRDLDSMKKELAQLGEYTLDDEYYNNLTDDGYTPPKLEEESATPVSTSTTPITIEDGIGGKIPRISVETITPTASIKTKSKEKDPIPRFKFTKRSHPNTRDGNNKPAKPIRIDNSKIIKNSRKPLAIPTPNTHINNFFHDYQSKEKESFNTRDFFTPPSVHNRYMEGIFNKSSKHRGHRNRRPSSNGNLKFTPKQGANNLSTSFGRRGSTYSQHSPSGKYVPPHSRPSSLYSGSPHIPTINSVLDGAESGPPVLTKSTYHEQHPAVVDNNENDLDDVLFTLEENDIDSFTNDIGGLAIEDTTIKSAPDTVEDIGASSANTGELPDLLKSPTLANKELEPATRNPFFNQLQEQNPNKDTVYKHKPGVYIPPHHRKSSGGNSISNQPLSPYGGEATLSVGQNSVSYGGLNTRRKSSGNSRAVKNTPKGRPFMSRNHGRATTEVQQSDIFADSNAVVFEEDDNELPSFSPSSFYQSGTFRTGRKSSSVQDELIGSLEQYKNNWLMLQQQQD; encoded by the coding sequence ATGACAGAAGATTACGAAGTCTACAAGGAGGGGGGTCTTTTACGCGAGCGCTACAAGAAGGTGGATGACATAAGCGAAGGCTCTTATGGGTACGTTTCTCTCGCCAACGATACTcagaccaagaagctggtggCCGTGAAGTACatattcaaaaatgagGAGCTCGAACATGGCTCCAGTTTTGAAGGAGACACGGACATGGGTTCCCACAATTCCTCCaaccaaaaaaagaatgAAATGATCAAGCACCAGAAATCGTTGATCTCCGACAAAGTCCGGTCTAGATTGTCCAAAAACATCTGTTTCGAAGCTCTTTACGAAGTTGATATTCACACAAAGGTTGGAAAACACAAGAACATTACAGAGCTCtatgacttttttgactCTTTCATTATCATGGAGTATTGTTCAGGTGGCGATCTTTATGAAGCTATCAGAGCCGATTTGGTTcccaagaagaccaagCTTATTACTCACATTGCATCCCAAATGATGGAAGCCATTGATTTTGTCCACAAGAAAGGAATTTACCACAGAGACATCAAGCCCGAAAATATCCTCATTGAGGGTTCCGACTGGACCATCAAGCTCACTGACTGGGGGCTTGCCACCACAGAAACCACTTCAATGGACAGAAGTGTCGGCAGCGAGCGCTACATGGCGcctgagctctttgaagaaaatttAGACCGCGAGGAACGTGCAGAACCCTATGATTGTAGCAAGGTGGACCTATGGGCGATTGGAATCgtgcttttgaatgttgTTTTTCACAAAAACCCATTCAGCGTGGCAAACCAGAGCGATAAATCGTTTTGCTATTTTGCCGCCAAcagagaagctcttttcGACATCTTTTCTACTATGTCTTTCgattttttccaggtttTGAGACATAGTTTGACTATAGATCCCACTAACCGTGACCTTGACAGCATGAAAAAGGAGCTTGCTCAACTAGGGGAGTACACCCTCGATGATGAGTATTATAACAACTTGACAGATGATGGATATACCCCTCCAAAATTGGAGGAGGAAAGCGCCACACCAGTGTCAACATCTACAACGCCAATAACCATTGAAGATGGAATCGGAGGTAAAATACCAAGGATTTCAGTTGAGACTATTACGCCAACAGCCTCCATCAAGACAAAatcgaaagaaaaagatcCTATTCCGCGTTTCAAGTTCACAAAGAGGAGCCACCCAAATACCAGGGACGGGAACAACAAACCCGCCAAACCGATCAGAATTGataattcaaaaattatCAAAAATAGCCGGAAGCCACTCGCTATTCCTACGCCTAATACGCACATTAACAACTTTTTCCACGACTATCAGTCAAAggagaaagagagcttcAACACGAGAGATTTTTTTACCCCACCTAGCGTCCATAATCGCTACATGGAAGGGATCTTCAACAAGTCAAGTAAACACCGTGGCCACAGAAACAGGAGGCCAAGCTCTAACGGGAATCTCAAGTTCACTCCTAAACAAGGAGCCAATAACTTGTCAACATCATTTGGTAGGCGCGGATCCACATATTCACAGCATTCACCCTCAGGGAAGTACGTGCCACCACATTCTCGTCCATCTTCGTTGTATAGTGGGTCTCCTCATATTCCCACCATTAATTCCGTGCTCGACGGAGCTGAATCGGGGCCACCAGTTCTCACCAAAAGTACCTACCATGAGCAACACCCTGCCGTTGTTGATAACAATGAAAACGATCTTGATGACGTGTTGTTTACGCTTGAGGAAAACGACATTGATAGCTTCACAAACGACATTGGCGGGCTTGCCATTGAAGATACGACTATCAAAAGTGCTCCTGATACCGTCGAAGATATTGGCGCTAGCTCTGCTAATACAGGCGAGCTGCCAGATCTTCTCAAGTCACCGACATTAGCTaacaaagagctggagccgGCTACCAGAAACCCATTTTTCAACCAGCTACAAGAGCAGAATCCCAATAAGGACACCGTTTATAAACACAAGCCCGGTGTTTACATACCTCCTCACCACAGGAAGAGCTCTGGTGGCAACTCGATCAGTAACCAGCCTTTGTCTCCCTACGGAGGTGAAGCCACTTTATCTGTGGGCCAAAACTCTGTCAGCTATGGAGGCTTGAATACACGGCGGAAGAGTTCTGGTAATTCACGCGCTGTAAAAAATACTCCAAAAGGCAGGCCTTTTATGTCTCGGAATCACGGTCGGGCCACAACCGAAGTTCAGCAAAGCGATATATTTGCGGACTCAAACGCTGTGgtgtttgaagaagacgataACGAATTACCCTCTTTCAGTCCTAGCAGCTTCTACCAATCTGGTACCTTTCGTACCGGGAGGAAATCTAGTTCAGTTCAAGACGAATTGATAGGTTCGCTAGAGCAGTATAAGAATAACTGGCTCATGTtacaacagcagcaagaCTGA
- the UBX5 gene encoding DNA protein crosslink repair co-factor UBX5 (similar to uniprot|Q06682 Saccharomyces cerevisiae YDR330W UBX5 UBX (ubiquitin regulatory X) domain-containing protein that interacts with Cdc48p) encodes MSQEDIDTFTAITSADNSELASQFLEMAGGNMEVAISLFYEHGGNAQLTRSSGINDAEVAGNMQRDLYQQGQDNYRPPDEARHETLVDTHVFPSTYRGIGGQYGPLRSVRGMFDGSRPQGIFNQHLDDDDDDDSEFSEEEDLRQSYEYVEESVVELDEDGNVHEYTKLVKKPREMTKEQKLAMLFRPPFDMMAKVDLEGARLRGRERQKWIMINIQTVDIFQCQALNRDLWANKDVKRLVKDNFVFLQYQFDSQNAAPYIQFYGPHDKDELPHIAILDPITGERVKQWNRDVPSPNNFIQEIEDFLQIFSLNPASTNPTVKEPTPELDPTTLTEEQQLEYAIRESIGRDSATETGAATTTLETDQEPAVDLPEADSHQMLFDSISPAHHDEPPNQPGVTTRIQIRIGDGRRLVRRFNAKEDTVRTIYEVVKSEIEGFETVHFTLSDHKREDLLEKLDLTINGAGLENSSLLLEVTQA; translated from the coding sequence ATGTCGCAGGAGGATATAGATACTTTTACGGCCATTACCAGCGCAGACAATAGTGAGCTAGCCAGTCAGTTCTTGGAAATGGCCGGTGGCAATATGGAAGTCGCTATTTCGTTATTCTATGAACACGGCGGTAATGCACAGCTGACGCGCAGCTCGGGTATTAATGATGCCGAGGTCGCAGGTAATATGCAGCGCGATCTTTATCAACAAGGCCAAGATAACTACAGGCCACCTGACGAGGCTAGGCACGAGACTTTGGTTGATACCCATGTGTTTCCGTCCACTTACAGAGGAATTGGTGGACAGTATGGCCCGCTACGAAGCGTCCGGGGCATGTTCGATGGATCTCGTCCCCAAGGCATTTTTAATCAGCATTTggatgacgatgatgacgatgatTCGGAGTTTtctgaggaagaagatcttcgGCAAAGCTACGAATATGTCGAGGAGAGTGTAGTTGAACTCGATGAGGATGGAAATGTCCATGAATACACGAAGTTGGTAAAAAAGCCCCGCGAAATGACTAAGGAACAGAAGCTGGCGATGCTCTTCAGGCCACCTTTCGACATGATGGCCAAAGTTGATTTGGAGGGCGCCAGGCTTAGAGGCCGCGAGAGACAAAAATGGATCATGATCAATATACAGACAGTCGATATATTTCAATGCCAAGCGCTCAACCGTGACCTTTGGGCTAACAAAGACGTCAAGAGACTAGTAAAAGACAACTTTGTGTTCTTGCAATACCAGTTCGACTCACAAAACGCTGCACCATACATTCAATTTTATGGACCCCATGATAAAGATGAACTGCCGCATATTGCAATTTTAGATCCTATCACGGGCGAGAGGGTCAAACAGTGGAATCGCGATGTTCCCAGTCCAAACAACTTTATacaagagattgaagactTCTTACAAATCTTTTCACTCAACCCTGCTAGCACCAACCCAACCGTGAAGGAGCCCACTCCAGAACTTGACCCCACGACTCTAACAGAAGAGCAACAGCTGGAATACGCGATCCGTGAATCGATCGGGCGAGACTCCGCCACCGAAACCGGAGCAGCAACCACAACTTTAGAAACTGATCAAGAGCCAGCCGTCGATTTGCCTGAAGCGGATTCCCATCAAATGTTATTTGACTCAATTTCACCGGCTCATCATGACGAGCCCCCTAACCAACCAGGTGTTACCACTCGTATCCAGATTCGTATTGGCGACGGCCGTAGGCTTGTCAGGAGATTCAATGCAAAGGAAGACACGGTCCGCACAATATATGAAGTTGTAAAATCTGAAATAGAGGGTTTTGAGACGGTACATTTTACTCTCAGCGACCATAAGCGCGAAGACTTGCTGGAAAAGTTGGATCTAACCATAAATGGCGCTGGTCTCGAAAATAGCTCTCTTTTGTTGGAGGTTACTCAGGCCTAG
- the SAM35 gene encoding SAM complex subunit SAM35 (similar to uniprot|P14693 Saccharomyces cerevisiae YHR083W SAM35 Essential component of the sorting and assembly machinery (SAM complex aka TOB complex) of the mitochondrial outer membrane which binds precursors of beta-barrel proteins and facilitates their insertion into the outer membrane) has translation MRSILQVPGPVKAFFDQFPLQTYPAVSKKDDASVYEYNAQSYGFREQEAAQRSANDVFKLGVYNVVEDPESGCVLATDPWCLYAQLSLCKKNGLKLAHKKGAQQQQQRQQQRQQPALLVVSRLAASDKSLPILIEGCSKRNVRSTAGINEILSSRLRDAEELMYVSLLDSVVYDCWTTQALCELSVAKFLELYDCAPIDVALLQRAFYQTLREDLLERNDFSLRHLEISRHVRYMHLYQSRNAHQLTAPLFESCKAALDRFAALLGSRTFFSGEMEPGYLDLKLASYVLCFLSLDDQESSLARYLRQEVHALAIHSRAVIAHFK, from the coding sequence ATGCGCAGCATTTTACAGGTACCCGGGCCGGTGAAGGCATTTTTTGACCAGTTCCCGCTTCAGACATATCCAGCTGTTTCGAAAAAGGACGACGCTTCGGTGTATGAATACAACGCGCAGAGCTACGGTTTTCGGGAGCAGGAAGCTGCGCAGAGATCCGCCAACGACGTATTCAAGCTTGGCGTGTACAATGTTGTCGAAGATCCCGAAAGCGGCTGCGTTTTGGCAACAGATCCCTGGTGCTTGTACGCGCAGCTCTCGCTCTGCAAGAAAAACGGACTGAAGCTGGCTCACAAAAAGGGagctcagcagcagcagcagaggcagcagcagaggcaGCAGCCCGCGCTGCTTGTGGTGTCGCGCCTGGCAGCAAGTGACAAGTCGCTGCCGATACTAATCGAAGGCTGCTCCAAGCGCAATGTGAGGTCTACTGCAGGCATTAACGAGATCCTAAGCTCCCGGCTCCGGGATGCCGAAGAGCTTATGTACGTGTCGCTGCTGGACTCCGTGGTGTACGACTGCTGGACGACTCAGGCTTTGTGCGAGCTGAGCGTCGCCAAGTTCCTTGAGCTCTATGACTGCGCCCCTATAGACGTTGCCCTACTCCAGCGGGCTTTCTATCAGACCCTTCGCGAAGATCTGCTGGAACGCAACGACTTCTCATTACGCCATCTCGAGATCTCCCGCCACGTCCGCTACATGCACCTCTACCAGTCCAGAAACGCCCACCAGCTCACTGCTCCGCTGTTCGAGAGCTGCAAAGCCGCTCTGGACCGATTCGCAGCGCTTCTGGGCTCCAGGACCTTCTTCTCCGGCGAAATGGAGCCCGGCTACCTGGATCTAAAACTTGCAAGCTACGTTCTTTGTTTCCTCAGCCTGGACGACCAAGAATCCTCCCTCGCGCGCTACTTGCGCCAAGAAGTCCACGCCTTGGCAATCCATTCGCGTGCTGTTATCGCCCACTTCAAATAA
- the LRP1 gene encoding Lrp1p (similar to uniprot|P38801 Saccharomyces cerevisiae YHR081W LRP1 Substrate-specific nuclear cofactor for exosome activity in the processing of stable RNAs homolog of mammalian nuclear matrix protein C1D which is involved in regulation of DNA repair and recombination) codes for MDDSSKIKPYIAHLDGELKKLAKGIEQFTSKSLDEQLLEKKSEREKLDLTNRYAYVLSSLLFAYMKLLGVKDITPIKQELDRVKRYMNLAKQLDQKNEGKTQHKKDEQERAKKLINSALDGRASTPAISKVNFEGKHTRFEDQPVVSPEDREKLSQERQKQVPENKRSKGGSPRGRVSKKGRK; via the coding sequence ATGGACGATAGCAGTAAAATCAAGCCGTACATTGCGCACCTCGACGGtgagctgaaaaagctggcCAAAGGCATCGAACAGTTTACGTCAAAGTCGCTCGATGAACAGCTAttagaaaagaagagcgagcGAGAAAAGTTGGATCTCACTAACCGCTATGCTTATGTATTGTCGTCGTTGTTATTCGCCTACATGAAGCTGCTGGGCGTCAAGGACATTACGCCCATAAAGCAAGAGTTGGATCGCGTGAAACGCTACATGAACCTTGCAAAACAACTAGATCAAAAGAACGAGGGTAAAACCCAGCACAAAAAAGATGAGCAAGAGCGCGCGAAGAAACTCATAAATTCTGCACTTGATGGGAGAGCTTCAACGCCTGCAATCAGCAAAGTCAACTTTGAGGGCAAGCATACAAGATTCGAAGATCAGCCGGTGGTTTCTCCAGAGGATCGCGAGAAGCTGTCTCAGGAACGTCAAAAGCAAGTTCCTGAGAATAAACGTAGTAAAGGCGGTAGCCCTAGAGGCAGAGTATCAAAGAAGGGCAGGAAATAG
- the IRC3 gene encoding double-stranded DNA-dependent ATPase (similar to uniprot|Q06683 Saccharomyces cerevisiae YDR332W Hypothetical ORF), protein MTSCTRFVGAAGALAKAGNSLCLASRPYSSLALRDYQHECIDRCLESISQGRRRIGVSLATGGGKTVIFSNLIDRLRRESGKSGYRTLILVHRRELAQQACRVLQAFFPGLNFQIEMGNYKCDINSADVVVASVQSLIRRLERYDPSCIDLIIIDEAHHAAAKSYLRILEHFKANHKDSILPVVGFSATFERADNKALSAVIDEIVYHRGILEMIDDKWLCEGRFTTVSVSLDLSDVAVTGSDFNIDGLSKVVNTKEVNKVVLQTYLQKRDLHKLRSTLLFGCDIKHIETLHSLFVKHGVNAQYVTGKTRQSERDAIVEDFKRGRIEVLMNCGVFTEGTDIPNVDSILLCRPTKSRSLLVQMIGRGLRLHHSKKHCHIIDFVGASTVGVVSFPTLAGVEAVSTGLDEATLQDLKAIKDEIVAKQLEAERKVLAEKEAESLLKRQFRDLMKSANAFDLTLTTYKDFKSFYQQMAATNGSQEQDWGSEKGKEIRLFRDSSYPWVQFAKDAWGMPLDAGHHLRIYRESREASRPSTYVLKLYKELPYKVRSELGIRYKPLTVKSSTDLSAVVASVENIVQELTEGTSPRPKNFTKYASWRHTPATPKQTALLKSKILGHISKSGSKSEQLQATDIDKFLGSVTKGDVSNVLFATSLAPVYPIKSLCKIISLRTKS, encoded by the coding sequence ATGACTTCTTGCACACGCTTCGTGGGAGCAGCCGGTGCATTAGCAAAGGCCGGCAACAGCCTGTGCTTAGCGAGCCGGCCCTACAGCTCCCTCGCATTACGGGATTACCAGCACGAATGCATTGATAGATGCCTGGAGTCCATAAGCCAAGGGCGGCGGAGAATTGGGGTCTCGCTTGCTACAGGCGGTGGTAAAACTGTCATTTTCTCCAACTTGATTGACCGGCTACGGAGAGAGTCTGGAAAGAGCGGCTACAGGACTCTAATTTTGGTACATCGGCGGGAACTGGCCCAACAAGCCTGTCGAGTACTGCAGGCATTCTTCCCGGGGCTGAATTTCCAGATTGAGATGGGCAATTATAAGTGTGATATAAACAGCGCAGATGTGGTAGTAGCGTCTGTGCAGTCTCTTATCCGGCGTCTAGAGCGCTATGATCCTAGTTGCATCGATCTCATCATCATTGATGAAGCTCACCACGCTGCTGCAAAGTCATATTTGCGGATCCTCGAGCACTTCAAAGCCAACCACAAGGACAGCATTCTGCCTGTTGTTGGATTCAGCGCGACTTTCGAAAGAGCCGATAATAAAGCGCTATCGGCGGTGATAGACGAAATAGTCTACCATCGTGGAATTTTGGAGATGATTGACGACAAGTGGCTTTGTGAGGGCCGTTTCACTACTGTCAGCGTCAGCTTGGATCTTTCAGACGTCGCGGTCACAGGATCGGACTTTAATATCGATGGGCTGTCTAAAGTTGTCAACACCAAGGAAGTTAACAAGGTTGTGCTCCAAACCTACTTGCAGAAACGGGATTTGCACAAACTCAGGTCCACGCTTTTATTTGGATGCGACATTAAGCATATCGAAACCTTGCACTCCTTGTTTGTGAAGCATGGAGTAAATGCCCAGTATGTCACTGGTAAAACAAGGCAAAGTGAAAGAGATGCAATAGTTGAAGATTTCAAGCGTGGCAGGATTGAGGTTCTGATGAATTGCGGAGTCTTTACAGAAGGGACTGACATACCCAACGTCGACAGCATTCTACTTTGCAGGCCGACCAAGTCTCGGTCTCTTCTCGTGCAAATGATCGGGCGCGGACTCCGCTTACACCATTCAAAGAAGCATTGTCATATAATTGATTTTGTCGGCGCGTCGACCGTCGGTGTTGTGTCATTTCCGACCCTTGCTGGTGTCGAAGCAGTGAGTACTGGCCTTGACGAGGCGACGCTGCAAGACCTAAAGGCAATAAAAGACGAAATTGTGGCTAAGCAGTTGGAGGCTGAGAGAAAGGTTCTTGCCGAAAAAGAGGCGGAAAGTCTTCTCAAGCGTCAGTTTCGTGACCTGATGAAAAGCGCCAATGCTTTCGACCTAACCTTAACTACCTACAAGGACTTTAAATCATTTTATCAACAGATGGCGGCTACCAATGGCTCACAAGAACAAGACTGGGGCTCGGAAAAGGGAAAAGAAATCAGGCTTTTTCGAGACTCTTCGTACCCATGGGTCCAGTTTGCTAAAGATGCATGGGGAATGCCTCTCGATGCCGGCCACCATCTTAGAATTTACAGAGAAAGTCGCGAGGCCTCCAGGCCATCTACGTATGTGCTGAAACTCTACAAGGAACTTCCATACAAAGTTCGAAGTGAGCTTGGCATACGGTACAAACCGCTTACTGTCAAGAGTTCTACCGATCTTTCGGCGGTCGTTGCGTCAGTCGAGAACATAGTACAAGAACTTACAGAAGGAACATCGCCGCGCcccaagaacttcacaAAATACGCTTCATGGCGACATACTCCTGCAACTCCAAAACAAACAGCATTACTCAAAAGCAAAATATTGGGCCATATTTCGAAGTCAGGCTCGAAGAGCGAGCAACTGCAGGCGACAGATATTGACAAGTTCCTAGGCAGTGTGACTAAAGGCGACGTATCCAACGTTCTGTTTGCTACGAGCCTGGCACCTGTCTATCCTATCAAGTCCTTGTGCAAAATTATTTCCTTAAGGACGAAAAGCTAA